The following coding sequences lie in one Myxococcales bacterium genomic window:
- a CDS encoding DNA-3-methyladenine glycosylase encodes MLDQGFYARDALAVARDLLGKHLRHGSVVLRISEVEAYRWPNDSANHCRAGVTRRNAPMWGPPGHAYVYLCYGMHYMLNVVTNQKGQGAAVLIRACEPVKGLSKIRARRRNLEGPALLTGPGKVAQALGLDSSFSGHALFAPGGLELLDAPTAHHIMHGPRIGIGFARVIDQRAPWRLAVADSAWVSHRKLLRGSHTRIRRRTLQET; translated from the coding sequence ATATTGGACCAAGGCTTTTATGCCCGCGATGCGCTGGCAGTGGCGCGGGACTTGCTGGGGAAGCATTTGCGCCATGGTTCGGTGGTGTTACGGATCTCGGAGGTGGAGGCGTATCGCTGGCCGAATGACAGTGCCAATCATTGCCGTGCCGGGGTAACGCGCCGCAATGCCCCGATGTGGGGACCTCCGGGACATGCGTATGTGTATCTATGTTACGGAATGCACTACATGCTCAATGTCGTGACCAACCAAAAAGGGCAGGGCGCGGCGGTGCTGATTCGAGCCTGCGAGCCTGTCAAGGGACTAAGCAAGATACGCGCGCGTCGCCGCAACTTAGAGGGGCCAGCGCTGTTGACGGGACCGGGCAAGGTGGCCCAGGCCTTAGGTCTAGACAGTAGCTTCAGTGGACACGCGTTGTTTGCACCCGGTGGTCTTGAGCTACTCGACGCGCCGACCGCTCATCACATCATGCACGGGCCACGCATCGGCATTGGCTTCGCCCGCGTAATAGATCAACGCGCGCCCTGGCGCTTAGCCGTGGCCGACAGCGCCTGGGTCAGCCACCGCAAGCTTCTGCGCGGATCACATACGCGAATCAGGCGCCGTACTCTTCAAGAAACTTAA
- the coaBC gene encoding bifunctional phosphopantothenoylcysteine decarboxylase/phosphopantothenate--cysteine ligase CoaBC translates to MRAEGYAIKTNVDAQPKPKVLLCVAGGIAAYKSVVLLRELLERGCVCKVAMTRSAHAFVGAATFSGLTGQAPLTEFSDHPGEVHVELAQWADAIVVAPATANLLSRAAMGAADNVVLATLLCNQSPVLFAPAMHESMWNHPATQHNVGLLTERGARWVGPEHGALASGEQGMGRMSEPINIANALDALVVKRRDLHGVRIIVTAGPTYEDIDPVRFIGNRSSGKTGYALASCARARGATVTLISGPVWLSPPSHVSLVEVRSAKDMHDAVAAHMPHADVLIMAAAVADYRPHVVSPHKLHKDEQERTLTLMPTEDILANAGQKLAANSPLLVGFSLETDNVVGAAKRKLLRKKLDLVVANRAQEALENDSTQVTLIDHDGEQTLPSMPKAQAADAILDAVAKHWRRRQTASDRPTLLALDGAQ, encoded by the coding sequence ATGCGGGCTGAAGGATATGCTATAAAGACAAACGTGGATGCCCAGCCTAAACCAAAAGTATTGCTGTGTGTAGCAGGCGGTATTGCGGCATACAAGAGTGTCGTTTTGCTGCGCGAGCTTCTTGAGCGCGGCTGTGTCTGCAAAGTCGCAATGACCCGCTCGGCTCACGCCTTTGTGGGCGCCGCCACCTTTAGTGGATTGACCGGCCAAGCTCCTTTGACCGAGTTCTCCGATCATCCCGGGGAGGTGCATGTGGAACTGGCGCAGTGGGCCGATGCCATCGTGGTCGCGCCCGCCACCGCGAACTTACTGAGCCGCGCGGCTATGGGGGCTGCGGACAATGTCGTTTTGGCCACCCTGCTGTGCAACCAGTCTCCTGTGCTCTTTGCCCCGGCAATGCATGAGAGCATGTGGAACCATCCCGCCACCCAGCACAATGTCGGACTACTGACCGAGCGCGGTGCGAGGTGGGTGGGCCCAGAGCACGGAGCGCTCGCTAGCGGCGAACAGGGCATGGGCCGTATGAGTGAGCCCATCAACATCGCCAATGCGCTCGATGCGCTTGTCGTCAAGCGCCGGGACTTGCACGGTGTTCGCATTATTGTGACGGCTGGACCGACCTACGAAGATATCGACCCTGTGCGGTTTATCGGCAACCGCTCAAGCGGAAAGACGGGCTATGCATTGGCGAGCTGTGCCCGAGCACGGGGTGCTACCGTTACCCTGATTAGCGGGCCCGTGTGGCTGAGTCCACCATCTCACGTTTCGTTGGTAGAGGTGCGCTCTGCCAAGGACATGCACGATGCAGTGGCCGCTCATATGCCGCACGCCGATGTATTGATCATGGCAGCTGCGGTGGCCGACTATCGTCCCCACGTGGTCTCCCCGCACAAGCTGCACAAAGACGAACAGGAGCGTACCCTCACCCTGATGCCCACAGAAGACATTCTTGCCAATGCTGGCCAGAAACTCGCTGCTAACTCGCCTCTTTTGGTTGGTTTTTCGCTAGAAACAGACAATGTTGTCGGAGCAGCAAAGCGTAAACTATTGAGGAAAAAGCTGGATCTCGTGGTCGCAAACCGGGCTCAAGAAGCGCTCGAGAACGACAGCACTCAGGTAACGCTCATCGACCACGATGGGGAACAAACGCTACCATCCATGCCCAAGGCACAAGCCGCGGACGCTATTCTCGATGCAGTAGCAAAGCACTGGCGCAGGCGACAGACGGCATCCGATCGCCCCACCCTGCTCGCACTCGATGGCGCTCAGTAG
- a CDS encoding chorismate-binding protein, translating into MRFEPDFEEFCRLAQDAVLVPVSTRIVADTLTPVGAFATVGRGDGSYLLESVVGGEQIGRYSFVGFDPECLVAGAQGRFECLRGGRTTYTDTEQPWESLRHLLKTHHANKQPWLPHFWGGAVGYVAYDAVRAFEPSVGQGSHGTTDEYDFLFAIGGTVIIFDNLMQTLRVVRAVRIRDGADLRTLYEDAVAHLTRVHGQLREPVRLPELSLEIVEHMGAELPPSSFDKQSYQAAVEKAREYIRSGDIYQVVLSQCFRQPSDGIDPFDVYRAMRVINPSPYNYFLRFPQTRIAGASPETMVKLTDGVVEVRPIAGTRHRSEDGAEDQRIEDELLADPKERSEHVMLVDLGRNDVGRISRTGTVKVTDRMIVERYSHVMHIVSNVTGELVENCDAVDVLRATFPAGTLSGAPKIRAMQIIDELEPERRGVYGGAVGYISFEGAMDLAIAIRTVIEAKGEYRIQAGAGIVEASDSAKEYEETLNKARASLLALRMASHPRNAAF; encoded by the coding sequence ATGCGATTTGAGCCAGATTTCGAAGAGTTTTGCCGCTTGGCACAGGATGCCGTGCTCGTCCCGGTCTCGACGCGTATAGTGGCCGATACGCTCACTCCCGTGGGAGCATTTGCAACCGTCGGTCGAGGTGATGGGAGTTATCTCTTGGAGAGCGTCGTCGGGGGCGAGCAGATCGGACGCTACAGTTTTGTGGGATTTGATCCAGAGTGTCTCGTTGCGGGGGCACAAGGGCGCTTTGAGTGCCTTCGGGGTGGGCGGACCACATACACCGACACCGAACAGCCGTGGGAGAGTCTCCGCCACCTTCTAAAAACCCATCATGCCAATAAGCAGCCCTGGCTTCCCCATTTTTGGGGAGGAGCGGTGGGATATGTGGCTTACGACGCTGTGCGCGCGTTCGAACCCAGCGTGGGACAAGGATCACACGGTACCACTGATGAGTATGACTTTCTGTTTGCGATTGGTGGCACCGTCATCATTTTTGATAACTTGATGCAAACCTTGCGAGTGGTGCGCGCTGTGCGCATCAGAGACGGAGCTGACCTGCGCACCCTTTATGAAGATGCGGTGGCACACCTGACTCGGGTGCATGGCCAGTTGAGAGAACCCGTGCGACTTCCCGAACTCAGTCTTGAGATCGTGGAGCACATGGGCGCCGAATTGCCGCCTTCGTCGTTTGACAAGCAAAGCTACCAGGCGGCCGTCGAAAAAGCGCGGGAGTATATCCGCTCAGGCGATATCTATCAGGTAGTGTTATCCCAATGTTTTCGGCAGCCCAGTGACGGGATAGACCCCTTTGATGTGTATCGCGCGATGCGGGTGATTAATCCGTCGCCCTACAACTATTTCTTGCGCTTCCCCCAAACACGTATTGCAGGCGCGAGTCCGGAGACCATGGTGAAACTGACCGACGGTGTGGTGGAAGTGCGTCCCATCGCGGGCACGCGCCACCGCAGCGAAGATGGCGCCGAAGATCAGCGCATTGAAGATGAGCTTCTGGCGGATCCTAAGGAGCGTTCTGAGCATGTCATGCTCGTGGACTTGGGCCGTAACGATGTGGGCCGCATCAGCCGCACGGGAACCGTCAAAGTCACTGACCGCATGATCGTCGAGCGCTATTCCCATGTGATGCATATCGTATCCAACGTGACGGGCGAGCTCGTGGAGAATTGCGATGCAGTCGACGTATTGCGGGCGACGTTTCCAGCTGGAACCTTGAGTGGCGCGCCAAAGATCAGAGCCATGCAGATCATAGATGAGCTCGAGCCAGAACGGCGCGGTGTCTATGGGGGAGCCGTGGGCTATATCAGTTTTGAGGGCGCCATGGACTTGGCCATCGCGATCCGGACGGTCATCGAGGCCAAAGGCGAATACCGTATCCAAGCTGGAGCCGGCATCGTCGAAGCCAGCGACTCAGCTAAGGAATACGAAGAAACCCTCAACAAAGCTCGGGCGAGCCTCCTAGCACTCCGCATGGCGAGCCATCCCAGAAACGCTGCCTTTTGA
- a CDS encoding L-erythro-3,5-diaminohexanoate dehydrogenase, giving the protein MDNHLVGDPLGTHRVLEPQGALPQMAWRLDNDVSRVFSNEVVLDVEALSIDAASFRQMDMSAAGDERGIMRSVTRTVRSRGKQHNPVTGTGGVLMGKVLAIGVDAAEVAPTVGERIVSLASLTVTPLRLEKIRRVHRAAGQLEIKGQAVMCHTYPFAVVPESMEPRLALAMWSVCAAPALVQRLTHPGQNVLIYGAGGKSGVLCAYVARQRIGKEGKLFGVDISEAAASELRALGLCDEVVVRDGSDFLSGRELSSRIGLDKGFDVVLSCVSAGEVEMGAILATCTGGKVCFFSSQTSITRAVFGAQAACQDVALVMGGGYVEGQAQLVLNVFHECPAIRNLFAERYL; this is encoded by the coding sequence ATGGATAATCACTTAGTCGGCGATCCCCTCGGCACGCATCGCGTCCTTGAGCCACAGGGCGCGTTGCCGCAAATGGCGTGGCGACTGGATAATGACGTGAGCCGAGTGTTTTCCAACGAAGTTGTGCTGGACGTGGAGGCGTTAAGCATCGACGCGGCGAGTTTTCGCCAAATGGATATGTCCGCTGCAGGAGATGAGCGCGGCATTATGAGAAGCGTCACGCGCACGGTGAGGAGCCGCGGCAAGCAACACAACCCCGTCACAGGAACGGGGGGGGTGCTCATGGGGAAGGTCCTCGCGATTGGCGTGGACGCCGCGGAAGTAGCGCCCACCGTCGGCGAGCGGATCGTTTCGTTGGCCTCATTAACCGTGACGCCGCTTCGGCTTGAAAAAATTCGTCGTGTGCACCGCGCTGCGGGCCAACTTGAGATCAAAGGGCAGGCGGTCATGTGTCATACCTACCCGTTTGCGGTGGTTCCCGAATCCATGGAGCCCCGATTGGCGCTAGCGATGTGGAGCGTGTGCGCCGCCCCTGCGCTGGTTCAGCGTCTCACCCATCCTGGTCAAAACGTGCTTATTTACGGGGCAGGCGGGAAAAGCGGCGTGCTGTGCGCTTATGTTGCGAGGCAACGTATAGGCAAGGAAGGCAAACTGTTTGGCGTGGACATCTCAGAAGCCGCTGCCAGCGAGCTGCGCGCGCTGGGACTGTGCGATGAAGTGGTCGTGCGCGACGGGTCGGATTTTTTATCGGGACGCGAACTTTCAAGCCGAATAGGATTGGATAAGGGGTTTGATGTTGTACTGTCGTGCGTCAGTGCCGGTGAGGTCGAAATGGGCGCGATTTTGGCCACGTGCACAGGTGGGAAGGTATGTTTTTTTTCGTCACAGACCAGCATCACCCGCGCGGTTTTTGGTGCCCAGGCGGCGTGCCAAGATGTCGCGCTGGTGATGGGGGGAGGCTACGTGGAGGGTCAAGCGCAGTTGGTGCTGAATGTTTTTCATGAGTGTCCCGCGATTCGGAACCTATTTGCTGAGCGCTATCTGTAA
- a CDS encoding threonylcarbamoyl-AMP synthase, whose product MRLEINPHHPQPHKIGRAASALRAGGVVAYPTDSTYAIGCDLNDKKAIDTLYRIKNMPKHHPLTILCADLANIATYALVDNPNYRLIKRLIPGPYCFILPATRQVPKLLMRKRKQVGIRVPDHPVTQALLAELGHPIVSSTAAIGGETLQDPADIDTRLSGLALVLDADLGRVDPSTIVDLTGDEPEIVRYGVGDASLVC is encoded by the coding sequence ATGCGCTTAGAGATCAACCCGCACCATCCTCAGCCGCACAAGATTGGACGTGCAGCCAGTGCGCTGCGCGCAGGCGGCGTGGTGGCGTATCCTACGGATTCAACGTACGCCATCGGTTGCGATCTCAACGACAAAAAGGCGATTGATACCCTCTATCGCATCAAGAACATGCCCAAGCATCATCCGCTGACCATCCTCTGTGCCGATTTGGCGAATATAGCGACCTACGCGCTAGTCGATAATCCCAACTACCGCCTGATCAAGCGGCTCATCCCGGGTCCGTACTGTTTCATCTTGCCGGCGACCCGGCAGGTACCTAAGCTCCTAATGCGCAAGCGCAAGCAGGTGGGGATTCGCGTGCCTGATCATCCAGTGACGCAGGCGCTATTGGCTGAGCTCGGTCACCCCATTGTGTCCAGCACGGCAGCTATTGGTGGCGAGACACTCCAGGATCCTGCGGATATCGACACGCGACTTTCGGGCTTGGCACTGGTCTTGGACGCTGATCTCGGGCGGGTGGATCCCTCGACCATCGTCGATTTGACGGGCGACGAGCCCGAGATCGTGCGATATGGGGTGGGAGATGCTTCACTCGTCTGCTAA
- a CDS encoding site-specific DNA-methyltransferase gives MGTITLGDNGEVLRRMPDACLDLVYIDPPFNTGKRQERVHTKMMRDPVNGDRTGYQGLRYRTIKLGSTSYDDLFEDYLGFLEPRLIEIHRVLKPNGSLFFHVDYREVHYCKVLLDQIFGRRAFINEIVWAYDYGARSRKRWSPKHDNILWYAKNPESYTFNFEEMDRIPYMAPGLVGKEKALRGKTPTDVWWHTIVSPTGKEKTGYATQKPLGIVERIIKVHTHPGDLVADFFAGSGTLGEAAANLRRRFVLVEQNPEAVRIMKRRLAAYNPQVIELCGSPEPPDKEHPVSRTRY, from the coding sequence ATGGGCACAATCACGTTGGGCGATAACGGCGAAGTGCTGCGGAGGATGCCTGATGCATGTCTCGATCTCGTTTACATCGATCCACCCTTCAACACAGGTAAAAGGCAAGAACGGGTTCACACCAAGATGATGCGCGATCCGGTCAATGGCGATCGCACGGGATACCAAGGACTACGATACCGAACCATAAAACTGGGTTCGACCAGTTACGATGATCTGTTTGAAGATTACCTGGGATTTTTGGAGCCGCGTTTGATCGAGATCCATAGGGTGCTTAAGCCTAATGGCAGCCTTTTTTTTCATGTCGACTATCGCGAGGTACATTACTGCAAAGTACTTTTGGATCAGATCTTTGGCCGCCGCGCGTTTATCAACGAAATTGTATGGGCCTATGACTACGGCGCGCGCTCAAGGAAGAGATGGTCACCCAAACACGACAATATTCTCTGGTACGCCAAGAACCCTGAAAGCTACACCTTCAACTTTGAGGAAATGGACAGAATCCCCTATATGGCGCCGGGCTTGGTCGGCAAGGAAAAAGCCCTACGAGGCAAAACGCCCACGGACGTTTGGTGGCACACGATCGTGAGCCCGACAGGCAAGGAGAAAACCGGGTACGCTACTCAAAAGCCGCTGGGTATTGTCGAGCGCATTATCAAGGTGCACACGCATCCGGGAGATCTTGTTGCAGACTTTTTCGCCGGAAGCGGCACATTGGGTGAGGCCGCTGCGAATCTGAGGCGCCGGTTTGTCCTGGTCGAGCAAAACCCAGAGGCCGTGCGGATCATGAAGCGGCGGTTGGCCGCATATAATCCGCAAGTCATCGAACTTTGCGGCTCGCCTGAGCCTCCTGATAAAGAGCACCCGGTCTCGCGGACACGCTACTGA
- a CDS encoding glycosyltransferase, with translation MSVFLIIGVVSGVLTWLVVLLAHAHRHRQLRELEGSLNGQNTPPVLPPVSILKPIRGIDDGLMENLRAIAEQDYPEFEVLIGIKDNTDPALVAVARWQDEYPNLPVRVITGFEDIGLNPKVNSLHALEREARHALCLISDADVHPLPSYLRRLVCWYSACTAELVHSVLLGCDARSFGAILDNLQVNSFVAGNQIALDAVKHPTVVGKSMLFRKDDLAAIGGWPAVNDTLNEDYAIGRLMDRHGMRVALCPDILPVREPRRSFRSFANRHIRWAQMRRASRLDGYLAEPLLNPTFWGVVLILLSLTQCECVSSPLSWAHGAILVCAKVLADVLLYRSLSGAWLPAAHIPLIIVKDLCIMAFWLAGFALRRVTWRDRTFLLTKGAQLKRLPDL, from the coding sequence ATGAGCGTGTTCCTCATAATCGGTGTGGTCTCAGGGGTGTTGACCTGGTTGGTTGTCCTGCTTGCGCATGCCCATCGGCATCGTCAGCTGCGCGAATTGGAAGGGTCCCTCAACGGGCAGAATACGCCGCCGGTGTTGCCTCCGGTTTCTATCTTGAAACCCATTCGCGGAATCGATGACGGTTTGATGGAAAACCTGCGCGCGATTGCCGAGCAAGATTATCCAGAGTTTGAGGTACTCATCGGCATCAAGGACAACACCGACCCTGCGCTCGTAGCGGTCGCACGTTGGCAAGACGAGTATCCGAACCTGCCTGTGCGGGTGATCACCGGGTTCGAAGACATCGGCCTCAATCCCAAGGTTAACAGCCTTCATGCGCTTGAGCGCGAGGCCCGTCATGCCCTCTGCTTGATCTCGGATGCTGATGTGCATCCTTTGCCCAGTTACCTCAGGCGATTGGTGTGCTGGTATAGCGCGTGTACCGCCGAGCTTGTCCACAGTGTGCTTCTGGGCTGCGATGCCCGGTCTTTTGGCGCTATTTTGGACAACCTGCAGGTCAACTCTTTCGTCGCTGGTAACCAAATCGCACTCGATGCCGTCAAGCATCCCACGGTGGTGGGTAAATCGATGTTATTTCGAAAAGACGATTTGGCCGCCATCGGAGGATGGCCCGCCGTTAACGATACACTTAATGAAGACTATGCCATCGGACGGTTGATGGACCGTCACGGCATGCGGGTCGCGCTGTGCCCCGACATATTGCCGGTACGAGAGCCTCGCCGCTCGTTTCGCTCCTTTGCAAATCGGCACATACGGTGGGCGCAGATGCGGCGCGCAAGCCGTCTTGATGGGTACCTGGCCGAACCGTTACTCAATCCCACTTTTTGGGGTGTAGTTCTCATCCTGTTGTCGCTCACCCAATGCGAATGTGTCTCCTCGCCACTATCGTGGGCACATGGAGCCATCCTAGTGTGCGCAAAGGTGCTGGCGGATGTATTGCTGTATCGCTCGCTGAGCGGAGCATGGTTGCCTGCGGCTCACATCCCCTTGATCATAGTAAAAGACCTTTGCATTATGGCTTTTTGGCTGGCGGGCTTCGCATTGAGGCGCGTAACCTGGAGAGACCGCACCTTCCTGCTAACGAAGGGGGCCCAACTCAAACGGTTGCCCGACCTATGA